The following proteins are co-located in the Enoplosus armatus isolate fEnoArm2 chromosome 8, fEnoArm2.hap1, whole genome shotgun sequence genome:
- the vwa1 gene encoding von Willebrand factor A domain-containing protein 1: protein MENHMSLTWMLLCLLLRPSAPQNPAPEAVLNCCEGDVLFLLDSSGSVSSYEHSRMLTFLSELLLPFSLGEDQVRVGLLQVGTRPRLEFGFDTHSTQSGLQGALRSVKPLRGDTNTVEALRMAKEWVLRPGAADGARAGLPRVLVWLTDGVKPGDVIGPMAELREQGVAVLVVSTGHGNYQVLREVVTPPVENNLYFVDIDDMSIITEDLRDAIIEIIRAERIQVRDVSSDSATLQWRPVLSGLTGYYEVRFGPLPTGGAGGGGGGGTGTSPSTGGSHYQRLIQSGESSTARLTGLKPDTTYTATLTPESNEQAFNTLSVAFTTKPEVLSPAVVTVSESGPTSVRVSWGPLQPEMVTSYYIEYSGLPRGKLHAVTVGQTQNSTLLRDLQPDTTYLVTVSARHASGMEKAMSVKVCTQEVTPALADLQLTTVGSDSVQVNWKSSVAGLRGYWLTWEGQQSSVPGQRSTLYLPPDSLSTRLTHLPPLARVCVSPIYRTARGEGLCCTAQFHSDALAYGYQS, encoded by the exons ATGGAGAACCACATGTCGTTGACCTGGATGCTGTTGTGTCTGCTCCTGCGGCCGTCGGCCCCACAGAACCCCGCACCTGAAGCAG TGCTGAACTGCTGCGAGGGTGACGTCCTCTTCTTGTTGGACTCCTCGGGGAGTGTGTCGTCCTACGAGCACTCCCGCATGCTCACCTTCCTGTCTGagctcctcctccccttctcacTGGGAGAGGACCAGGTGAGGGTGGGGCTTCTGCAGGTGGGCACCCGACCACGCCTCGAGTTCGGCTTTGACACCCATAGCACCCAAAGTGGCCTCCAGGGGGCTTTGAGGAGCGTCAAGCCCCTCAGGGGGGACACGAACACAGTGGAGGCGCTAAGAATGGCAAAGGAGTGGGTGCTGAGACCCGGAGCAGCGGACGGGGCCCGGGCGGGGCTCCCAAGAGTGCTGGTGTGGTTGACGGATGGGGTGAAACCGGGTGATGTTATTGGACCAATGGCCGAACTGCGGGAGCAGGGCGTGGCTGTGCTGGTGGTCTCCACTGGGCATGGCAACTATCAGGTGTTGAGGGAGGTGGTGACCCCGCCCGTGGAAAACAACCTGTACTTTGTGGACATCGATGATATGAGTATCATCACGGAGGACCTGCGGGATGCCATCATTG AGATTATCCGAGCGGAGCGAATCCAAGTCCGCGACGTCTCCTCCGACTCTGCCACGCTCCAGTGGCGACCCGTTCTGTCCGGTTTGACGGGCTACTACGAGGTCCGCTTTGGCCCGCTACCGACGGGAGGagcaggtggtggtggaggaggcggAACTGGGACCAGTCCCAGCACCGGTGGTAGTCATTACCAGAGACTAATCCAATCTGGAGAGTCCAGCACTGCCAGGCTAACAGGCCTGAAGCCTGACACCACCTATACCGCCACACTGACCCCGGAGTCCAATGAACAAGCATTTAACACACTCTCTGTCGCCTTCACAACAAAGCCAG AGGTGCTGAGCCCAGCTGTGGTAACGGTCTCTGAGTCGGGGCCAACCAGCGTCCGGGTGAGCTGGGGTCCTCTTCAGCCAGAGATGGTCACGAGTTATTACATCGAGTACTCCGGCCTGCCCCGGGGCAAGCTCCACGCGGTCACAGTGGGTCAAACGCAAAACTCCACGCTGCTCAGAGACCTCCAACCAGATACCACTTACTTGGTCACCGTCAGTGCCCGGCACGCCTCGGGCATGGAGAAGGCCATGTCTGTCAAAGTGTGCACTCAGGAAG TGACTCCAGCCCTGGCAGACCTCCAGCTGACCACAGTGGGGAGCGACTCAGTGCAGGTCAACTGGAAGAGCAGTGTAGCCGGCCTGAGGGGCTACTGGCTCACCTGGGAGGGACAGCAAAGCTCTGTGCCTGGCCAGCGCTCCACCCTCTATTTGCCGCCCGACTCTCTGTCAACGCGCCTCACACACCTCCCTCCGTTGgctagagtgtgtgtgtcacccatTTACCGGACGGCGCGGGGAGAGGGACTGTGTTGCACGGCACAGTTTCATTCAG ATGCATTAGCATACGGCTACCAGTCATAG